One genomic region from Phragmites australis chromosome 1, lpPhrAust1.1, whole genome shotgun sequence encodes:
- the LOC133910705 gene encoding NADP-dependent malic enzyme, chloroplastic-like: MLSARTSASPASLWKRVGGEGGSSDGCRSCREVRRRAAAVMVRAAAPRRVEAVAMGSTAETEKEEMAAAGCGVEDPYGEDRATEEQPVTPWAFSVASGYTLLRDPHHNKGLAFTEKERDAHYLRGLLPPAVVSQKLQIKKIMHNLRQYQLPLQRYMAMMDLQERNERLFYKLLIDNVEELLPVVYTPTVGEACQKYGCIFRHPQGLYVSLRDKGKVLEVLRNWPERNIQVIVVTDGERILGLGDLGCQGMGIPVGKLSLYTALGGVRPSACLPITIDVGTNNEQLLNDEFYIGLRQRRATGEEYHELMEEFMNAVKQIYGEKVLIQFEDFANHNAFDLLAKYSKSHLVFNDDIQGTASVVLAGLLSALKVVGGTLAEHTYLFLGAGEAGTGIAELIALEISKQTKAPIEECRKKVWLVDSKGLIVDSRKDSLQSFKKPWAHEHEPLTTLLDAVQSIKPTVLIGTSGVGRTFTKEVVEAMASFNERPIIFSLSNPTSHSECTAEEAYNWTQGRAVFASGSPFDPVEYNGKIHVPGQSNNAYIFPGFGLGVVISGAIRVHEDMLIAASEALAEQATQENFDKGSIFPPFTNIRKISAHIAAAVAAKAYELGLATRLPPPRDLVKYAESCMYTPVYRNYR; this comes from the exons ATGCTCTCCGCGCGCACCTCCGCGTCCCCAGCTTCCCTG TGGAAGCGGGTAGGTGGCGAGGGCGGGAGCTCTGACGGCTGCAGGAGCTGCAGGGAGGTGCGGAGGAGGGCCGCGGCGGTGATGGTGCGGGCCGCGGCGCCCAGGCGGGTGGAGGCGGTTGCCATGGGGTCCACCGCGGAGACCGAGaaggaggagatggcggcggccgGCTGCGGGGTCGAGGACCCCTACGGCGAGGACAGGGCCACGGAGGAGCAGCCGGTCACGCCCTGGGCCTTCTCGGTCGCGAG CGGTTACACCCTTTTGAGGGATCCACACCACAACAAGGGTCTCGCCTTCACTGAGAAGGAGCGGGATGCACACTACTTGCGTGGCTTGCTTCCTCCTGCAGTTGTGTCTCAGAAACTCCAA ATAAAGAAGATTATGCACAACCTGCGCCAGTACCAGCTCCCTTTGCAGCGCTATATGGCCATGATGGACCTTCAG GAGAGAAACGAGAGGCTTTTCTACAAGCTTTTAATTGATAATGTGGAGGAGCTGCTCCCTGTGGTTTACACACCTACTGTGGGCGAGGCCTGCCAGAAGTATGGGTGCATCTTCAGACACCCACAGGGTCTGTATGTCAGCCTGAGGGACAA GGGGAAGGTCTTAGAGGTTCTAAGGAACTGGCCCGAGAGGAACATTCAAGTTATTGTTGTTACTGATGGTGAGCGAATCTTGGGGCTTGGAGATTTGGGTTGTCAG GGAATGGGAATTCCTGTAGGCAAACTTTCTCTCTACACTGCCCTTGGAGGAGTTCGTCCATCAGCT TGCTTACCAATTACAATTGATGTTGGTACAAACAATGAACAATTGCTTAATGATGAATTCTACATTGGTCTCCGGCAAAGACGTGCAACTGGCGAG GAATaccatgagctcatggaagagtTCATGAATGCTGTTAAGCAAATCTATGGTGAAAAAGTCCTCATCCAG TTTGAGGACTTCGCCAATCATAATGCATTTGATTTGCTTGCAAAATATAGCAAGAGCCATCTTGTCTTCAATGATGATATCCAG GGCACAGCATCAGTGGTCCTTGCAGGTTTGTTATCAGCACTAAAGGTGGTTGGCGGAACCCTAGCAGAGCACACTTATTTGTTCCTTGGTGCTGGAGAG GCTGGAACTGGCATTGCAGAACTCATTGCTCTAGAGATTTCAAAACAG ACAAAGGCTCCAATTGAAGAGTGCCGCAAGAAGGTTTGGCTCGTGGACTCAAAG GGTCTGATTGTTGACTCCCGAAAAGACTCCCTTCAGTCATTCAAAAAACCTTGGGCACATGAACATGAGCCCTTGACTACGTTGTTAGATGCTGTCCAG TCCATCAAACCTACAGTCCTGATTGGAACTTCAGGAGTTGGCAGGACTTTCACAAAAGAAGTTGTTGAGGCCATGGCTTCCTTCAATGAG AGGCCTATCATATTTTCACTGTCAAATCCAACATCACATTCTGAATGTACTGCTGAAGAAGCATATAACTGGACCCAG GGTCGTGCAGTGTTTGCCAGTGGCAGTCCATTTGACCCTGTGGAGTACAATGGAAAGATTCATGTACCTGGCCAG TCAAACAATGCTTACATTTTCCCTGGATTTGGTCTTGGAGTCGTCATCTCTGGAGCCATCCGTGTCCATGAGGACATGCTTATTGCTGCCT CGGAAGCACTAGCTGAACAGGCCACCCAGGAGAACTTCGACAAGGGGTCCATCTTCCCGCCCTTCACCAACATCAGAAAGATCTCTGCGCACATTGCTGCTGCTGTGGCTGCAAAAGCCTATGAGCTTG GTTTGGCGACTCGTCTGCCTCCCCCCAGAGACCTGGTGAAATATGCAGAGAGCTGCATGTACACCCCCGTCTACCGCAACTACCGGTAG